Genomic window (Aestuariirhabdus haliotis):
GGGTTATGGCGATGTTCGTACCATCGAACGCCGCGCCCAGAACATGGAAAAGTGGCTGCAGAATCCTGAGCTGATGGAAGGTGACAACGACGCGGAGTACGCCGCGGTGATCGACATCGACCTGGCTGAAGTGACCGAGCCCCTGGTTGCCTGCCCGAACGATCCGGATGATGTTAAATTGCTGTCCGACGTTGCTGGCACCCAGATCGACGAAGTCTTTGTTGGTTCATGCATGACCAACATCGGTCATTTCCGTGCCGCGGGCAAGCTGCTGGAATCCACCAATGACACCCTGTCGACTCGTTTCTGGATGGCACCGCCGACCAAGATGGATGAAGACCAATTGATGGAAGAGGGTTACTACAACATCTTCGGCACCAAGGGTGTTCGCACCGAGATGCCAGGCTGTTCGCTGTGCATGGGTAACCAGGCACGGGTTGCTCCGGGCTCTACGGTAATTTCGACCTCTACTCGAAACTTCCCGAACCGTCTGGGTACCGGTGCCAACGTTTATCTGGGCTCTGCAGAACTGACCTCGGTTGCTGCGATTCTGGGTAAACTGCCAACACCGGAAGAGTATATGAACTATGCCAAGGATCTCGACAGCATGTCTGCCGATGTCTATCGCTACCTGAACTTCAATGAAATGGAGTCTTATCAGAAAGCGGCGGATGAAGGCCAGCGCATTGCTGCAGTTCAGGTTCAGTAGATTCTGACCCGGCATAAAAAACCCGCTTCGGCGGGTTTTTTATGCGTCAAATTCAGTCAGAGTTAATCAAACTATTGAACTATAAGCGTCGAATAATTCGCTTCATTGCCTTTACCCTTTGCTTCTTCCAACCAGCTTTATGTTGAGCCGATGATACATATTGGGCATTCACATACAAACGGGTGAGATGCTCGGCATTTTTGGCAATGTCCGGTTGTTGATCTTGAATGCGCTTGAGGAAATCCAAGGGACCCTCCCCCTGCTCTCTTGTTAAGCCATAACGCTCCAATCGACGACAAAATAACAGGTAGGCACTGACAATAGGGTCCCTCGCTGGCAAACGTTGCGACCACCACCCCCAGCCACCTAAAGCGCCCAGAGTGATAGCCGCCGCAACCAATAAGGCAATCACTACTCGACCAATATCCACGCCACCTAACCAATCTTGCCAAAAGCCTTGCTGGCGTTGCTGATCAAAATCCAGAACATTCTGATGCCAATAATACTCCAGCATATCAAGTTGCAACCGGAGGCGGCTTAACAGAGGAATACCTTGATATCGGTGAGCCGAAAAAAGCTCATTTTCCAGAAAGCTGCCCTCTTCCGCTACCGCTTGCTGGAGATTTTGTTCGATTCGATCGGGAGCCACCGCCGCTGTAGGATCAACACGCAACCACCCCTGTTCAGGCAACCAGACTTCAGCCCAGGCATGGGCATCAAACTGGCGAACCTGAACAACACTCAATTCAGGATTCACCTCCCCACCCTGATAGCCAACCACTACTCGTGCAGGTATACCAGCCGCTCTGGCCAGGAAAACAAAAGCCCCCGCATAATGAGCACAGAAGCCCCGACGACTTTCAAACAGAAAGCCATCAATCGTATCGTCTCGTAACACGGGAGGTCGCAAAGTGTAGAAATACTCCTGCTCCCTGAAGCGAGTCATCAAACTTTGAACAAACTGCAAACCGTCTTCGTTAACAGACCGGTACAAATCCCTGGCGAACTCACGTGTACGTGGATCGCCAGCATCTGGTAGTTGCAGATAAAATTCACGTATCCAGCTATCCAGTTCAGAATCAAGCCGATAATCAAGCGCCGATTGCACCGCATAACTAAACCGCCGCTCTACTGTATCCGGGGTCAACAACCTTGAATCTCTCGTCAATGTGGCCCCTTGCACGGAGGAAGAAACCATATCCAGGGCAAACAACCAACGCTGATCTGTTGGTTCTAGAATCACTCGATAATCGACAGCCGAGCCCAACGCCACTCGATCGCGAGCAGCACTGGGGGGAGCCTTTAACCGGTATTCGATTTGACCTTGATTGACAGGCCGCTCCGACCAGCGCCGCCCATCGAAGTAGGATAAATTCAACGCTCGCCAATACAGATTTCGCTGTTCAGGAACCGCACCCTCAAAGGTCGCTCTGAACACCAATTCATCGGACTGCGTCAGCTGCGCTATATCACCCGGCGCCATACTATTACTCAATCCAGTGCGAGCTTGCGAGCCAGGAGGTTCAACGGACCACAAAGGCGGGACTCGCGGCACCAACACAAACAAAATAATGGCTAATGGAATCGCCTGCAGCAACATCACCGTAGCTTTTCTTGCCGCCGCTAGCGGACGCTCGCGCAAACCACCTTGATTTAAGCCTACAGCGGCCGCAACAATCACCAGGAAATTGAGCATGGCAAAACTGGAACTGACCAGGGATTGATCGTACAAAAGGGCAATCACCACTACAAAGCAACTAAGAAAAATTACCAGATAAGCATCGCGTGGGGATTTCATTTCCAACAGCTTGAGGATAAAGGCTGCAACCAACAGACAGCCTCCAGCATCCAGCCCGACCAGCGAATGATACCGCCATTGAATGGCCGCCACCGCCGACAGCAACAGCATGGATTTTAACCAAAACGGTGGATAGCTCCAGCGCCCCGTAAAGATCATTAAGCGCCAGCTCGTGCAAACGATGGCTAACAGCAACACCCAAATGGGTAATCGACCGAAGTGCGGCAGCACCGCCAACAACTGACAAGCAAGCAGCCAGAACAGAGCCGTGCGAGGTATCTGGTTAGGGTTCAGAGTTGACATAGCGCCAGCGCTTTTAAGCAGTGTTCAAGGTGATGCTGACCATGGGAAGGTGCGATCTCAATACCCGGCAGGCGAAGACCATAGTCTTCTTGCTCACGCTCTGCTTGCAAGCACCAATAACAAAGATGGGAAAGTCTGATCTCAACATGACCAGTCGTTACCTCCCAATCAAGCCATAAACGCCGCTCACGGGAACTGACAAATTCCTTGGTAAAGAGTTGTTGGTGCCTCGAACTTTGCTTCCATGCCAGATGGTTAAGTGCATCGCCAGGCTGATATTCACGAATCGAGGAAAAGTCATCGACACCGGATACCTCATCCATTAATTCACCCTCACCATGACTGCTGACCCCGGCAGGTAGAACAGCCGATAAGGGTCTTGGGTAAACCAACGCTGCCAGATCGAGATCCACCCAGCTCCAGGCGACCAGTAACCCTAGCGGGTACCGGGTTTGAACCCGTAACCGGCCGGGGCGAAATATGCCTCTTCGCGGCGCCGGCAAATACAGCGTTAAGGGTAACGCTTCCCCAGGAACAACCGTAACCGACTGCTGAATACCTTGCGGCCAGCCCAACTCAATAGCGTACCGATCAACCTTGCCGCCTGCATTGAGCTCCAGACGAAAGGGCAGATCATCACCCAGGTGCCCTGCCCCGGCGCGAACGCCGATTAATGTTAATCCGGCCAGATTATTGTAAGTATGGTGAATTGCTACAACAAACAAACTGGTCAACAAGAAGGCGACAGCAAAACTCATACTGTTCTGATAATTTACCCCGGCCAAAAACACGGCGGCTATTAACAATAAAAACAGATAGCCTGTGCGCGTCGGAACAATAAAGATGCGTCGATGATTCAGAGTGACACGAGAATGTGCAGGAATACGCCGACTGATCCAGCCGTTAAAAAGAGTTCTGAGTTTGTTTCGTATTCCTGGCATTGAATCGTCCTAGCCGACCACATCGACCTCTGCCAGCAAACGTTGGCCCAGAGCTTCTCCGGAATAACCTCTCTGGTCAGACTGCTCACGTAACCGATGCTCAACGACTGAAGGTAGAACCGCTTGAATATCCTCCGGTAAAAGATGATTTCGACCATCCATACAAGCCCAGGTTTTTGCACTTTGCAGCAATGCCTGGGCCGCTCTTGGTGAAAGTCCCCAGGCGAACTGGTCACTGGTGCGGGTATAGGCGATCAATCTCTGCAAATAATCAATAAGCGCACTACTCGGGCGCACGCTCGCCACCTGCTGTTGCAATTCAGCTAATTGATCACTATCAAGACAAGGTTGTATATGTTGCATGTTAATCCGGCCACTATCACCCAACAGAATATGACGTTCGGCTTCGGCATCAGGATAGCCGAGTTGAAGCCGCATTAAAAAGCGATCTAACTGCGACTCCGGCAAAGGAAAAGTGCCCGCTTGAGATTGCGGGTTCTGGGTGGCTATAACAAAGAAAGGAGACGGTAACGGACGTGTTTCGCCTTCAATGCTTACCTGCTTTTCTTCCATCGCTTCCAACAGCGCACTTTGACTCTTGGGAGTAGCGCGGTTGATTTCATCGGCCAGTACTACCTGGGAGAATATTGGTCCTGGATGAAATTCAAACAGGCTTCGCTCACGATCATAAACCGACACGCCAAGAATATCAGCGGGCAACAGATCGCTGGTAAACTGCACCCGGTTGTAACTGAGCCCCATCACCCTGGCCAAGCCCTGAGCCAATGTGGTTTTACCCATGCCCGGCAGGTCCTCTATCAATAAGTGACCGCGACTTATCAAGCAACACAAAGCAAGACGCAGCTGATGAGGCTTACCTACCATCACCTTTTCCAGTTCAGTCAGGCAGTTTTTGATTACTGTTTCCATTGCAGCTTGAGTACCTTTGAGCATGTAAGTGCACAGCATATCAGACCCGACAAGCGCGCCCAGAATTTCTTACCTTAAAACGAGACATTAGCAAGAAATATCGTCAACAAAAAAGCTCGGGAGCCATTCGACGCCCGAGCTTACTTTTACGCTTCTAATATGTCCTAGACCGCCGCTAATCCACGCTCAAGATCAGCAATGATATCCTCAACCGTTTCCAGCCCTACGGCAACACGAATCAGGTTATCGCGAATACCGGAACGGTCACGTTCTTCCTGGCTGAGCCGCCCGTGGGTTGTGGTCGCTGGATGGGTAATAGTGGACTTGGTATCCCCCAGGTTGGCAGTAATAGAGATCATGCGGGTGGCATCGATGAAACGCCAAGCCTCAGCCTTTGCTCCTGCGACCTCGAAAGCGATAACGCCCCCGTAACCTCGCTGCTGCTGGCTTGCCAGTTCATGCTGAGGATGTTCGGGTAAGCCACTGTAATGAACCCGCTCTACCTTGGGTTGCTGCTGCAACCAGAGCGCTAACTGCTTAGCCGCGTCGCAATGAGCCTGCATACGCAAGCGCAGGGTTTCCAAGCCCTTAAGGATAACCCAGGCATTAAAAGGGCTAAGGGTAGGTCCCGCCGCCCGAAGATAAGCGACCATCTCCTTCATCTGCTCAGCGCGGCCAACGACCAGTCCTCCCATACAGCGCCCCTGCCCATCAAGGTATTTGGTCGCCGAATACACAACGATATCGGCCCCCAATTCCATGGGCCGCTGAAGTATCGGGGTACAAAATGTATTATCGACCACCAACATGGCGTCATGCTGCCTGGCCAATTGCGACAGCTGTTTGAGGTCCGCTACTTCACTAAGAGGATTCGAAGGCGTCTCAACAAAAAGCATGGCCGTACGAGCCGTCATCGCCTGTTGCCACCCTGCAATATCGGTAAGGTCAACAAAGGTAGTTTCGACCCCAAATCGTTTCAGGTAGCGGGTAAAAATGGTAGTAGTGGTGCCAAAGACACTGCGTGAAACCACAACATGGTCACCAGAAGTCAGCAGAGCCATACAGACCCCTAGAATACCTGCCATGCCGCTAGCCATAGCGACAGCCTGTTCGGCACCCTCTAGAGCAGCCATACGCTCCTCAAGTGTACGAACCGTTGGGTTGGTATAGCGGGAATACACATTGCCGGGATCTTCACCGGAAAAGCGAGCAGCCGCATCTGCCGCACTGCGAAAGACATAACTCGAAGTCGTAAAGATCGGCTCCCCATGCTCTGTTTCCATGGTACGGAGCTGTCCGGCACGCACAGCGAGTGTATCTAAATGTGCACCCTCGAGATCAGAATCCAGTCTATCGTCGTTACTACCGGCCATATCGCTTCTCTTGTCTGTATCACTCATCATTATGCAGGTCGATGATCGCGTTCTCGCGCAGCTCCTGCTGATTCTTGGCGCCGTCATTTCGGGCTTGCTCGATGCGATTAAGATAGTTTTCATCAATATCGCCAGTGACGTATTCGTGATTGAACACAGAGCACTCGAAACCGGCAAAGGGTGTTTCAACGCCCTCCTGCACCGAGTCAATCAAGTCGTCCAGATCCTGGTAAACCATCCAGTCAGCACCAATAAGCTGACAAATTTCCTGGCTGGTGCGGCCATTGGCAATCAGCTCTTTGGCTGCCGGCATATCTATACCATATACATTCGGATAGCGAACTTCCGGCGCCGCCGAGCAGAAGTAAACTTTCTTGGCACCGGCGTCACGCGCCATCTCAATAATCTGACTACAAGTCGTCCCACGCACGATAGAGTCATCGACCAGCAGTACATTCTTGCCCTTGAACTCAAGGTCGATAGCATTCAGCTTCTGCCGAACCGATTTTTTACGCTCGCCCTGCCCCGGCATAATAAAGGTTCTACCGATGTAACGGTTTTTAATAAAACCTTCGCGGAATTTCACGCCCAGACGGTTTGCCAGCTGTAAGGCTGAGGTACGGCTGGTATCGGGGATCGGAATAACCACGTCAATATCATGTTCTGGACGCTCGCGAAGTATTTTTTCAGCCAGTTTCTCCCCCATCTTTAGGCGAGATTTGTAAACAGAGCTGCCATCCATGCGGGAGTCCGGACGGGCAAAATAGACATACTCAAAGATGCAAGGAACCAGTCTGGGATTCTCAGCACATTGGTGGGTGTGCAACTCACCATCGGCATCAATATAGACCGCCTCACCAGGTGCCACATCACGAATCAATGTGTAGCCCTGCGAATCCAGTGCGACACTCTCTGAGGCGATCATATACTCGGTACCCAGATCGGACTCGCGCTTGCCAAAGACCATCGGTCGAATGCCATTGGGGTCGCGGAAACCAACAATCCCATGCCCAAGAATCATTGAAATCACAGCATAGCCACCTCGACAACGCTGGTGCACACGCTCGACAGCGCGAAAAATATCATCGGCCGCAGGTTTCAACTTCTGCTGCTTGTACAGCTCATGGGCAAATACATTCAACAATACTTCTGAGTCAGAATTGGTATTAATGTGCCTGAGATCGCTCTTGAACAGCTGTTCCTTGATCTCCTCCACATTGGTTAGATTACCGTTATGGGCCAGAGTAATCCCATAGGGGGAGTTAACGTAAAAAGGCTGAGCTTCAGCTGAACTCGAGGATCCAGCGGTTGGGTAACGAACATGACCGATCCCCATATTACCTACCAGACGCTGCATATGACTGGTGCGGAACACATCGCGCACCAGCCCATTTTCCTTGCGCAGGAAAAAGCGATCACCTTCCCCGGTAACTATGCCTGCGGCGTCCTGCCCCCGATGCTGAAGAACCGTCAGGGCGTCGTAAAGCTCCTGATTAACCCGGGATTTTGCTGCGATACCTACAATGCCACACACAATCGTATACCTCGGTTACTCTGCTGAGGACCAGCCCGAAGCTATGCTTCGTTAACTGGAGGAATTAATAAAAGGCCCCACCACCCTCATTACCGAGTGTTTGGACCACTCAGCCAATATCTGAAAATGGGGAATTAACTGGGACTGTTGCCACCAATGGTCTTTCTGCACCGGGGCGAAACCCACTACACCGACCAGGATCACAACAAGTAATACACCGCGACAGGCACCAAAAATCACACCCAGAGCGCGATCTGTGCCAGATAGCCCAGTCATTTTAACCAACTCTGCAATCAGGTGATTAATCATGGCGCCTACCATCAGGGTGGCTATAAATAAGAGCACGCAAGCGGCAATAATACGTACAGATGGAATCTCGATATAATGGGTAAACATCAACGACAGGCTTCCACCGAAGGTCCACGCAATAACCACGGCGGCAATCCAGGTCGCCAACGAGAGCGCTTCTCGGAAAAAACCCCGACTGATGCTGATTAGCGCCGAAATGGCAATGATCGCCAGAATGGCCCAGTCTACCCAGGTAAATGACACAATCAGATTCGCTTTAGCTCTACGTCCGTCAAAGGCGGGAATTGTAGCAGAGAGGTTGTAGCTTGCCCATACGATCCACTAGGGATGATAGCGAACGACAACACCTTTTAATTTAACCTGTTTCTGAAGCTTATCGCGCAAGGGGAACAGGTCGTCCCGGTCGACCATAGGGCCAACATAAACACCCTCCACCCTCTGCTCACCTTCTCGCACCCAGGTTCGGCTATAAGCCTTATAGCCTAACTTCTGCAGCTTGACTACGAGGGCTTTGGCATTGTCTTGATTTGCAAAAACCCCCATCTGAAGGGTCCATGACTTTGGCACACCTGAAGCTTCGAGTTCAGGCTTGGAACTTTCCTTTAATCGGGATTCCGGCTCTGGTTTCGGCTCCTGATACTGAGTTTCCATCGCCACCTGCAAGTCTACTTGCTGAGCGCGTTCCTGCTCTCCAGCAATAAACTCAGGCACCTCGGGCATCTGAGGAGGTTCAGGGATAATACTGGCCTTGCTGCGATGAGGGACTGGCTCATACAGCCAGCTCAGAAATATAATACCCAGCGCCAGTAATACGCAGGCACCTATCAGGCGCTGTCGAATGTTTTGCTCCATGAATAATCCGCTCTATAACATCCTAAGCCGGGTCGGCATCTAGCCGCCCAATGACTTCAATCGCTTGTGCAACGGTAAAAAAAGACCCTACCACCAACACTCTATCGCTACCGGACGAGGACTCAACAGCCTCAATCAATGCGTTCTCGACACTACTATACAAGGACACCGAAGCAGATGCGATCCCTGCCAAAGCTTGTTCTAACCGTAACACAGGACAGGCTCTGGGCACCGCTACCTGAGACAGCAACCAAGCATCACAGACAGGTGCCAAGGACTGTATTACTCCTTCTATATCCTTATCTGCCAGCATGGCCAAAACACACAGGGTCTGGCCTTCCACAGGGTGATCCTCCAGACGCTGACAGAGGGCCTCTGAAGCCTGTGGGTTATGAGCGACATCCAGCACAAGCGGTATGGTGTAACCGCAGCTATTGGTCACCGTAAACTGTTGATAGCGTCCAGACAGACGGGCATTTTGGATCCCCTGATATACCGCTGAATCAGGAATCGATAAAGAAGAGTTATGAAGCGCACAAATAGCGGTAGCGGCGTTATCAGATGGCAAAACGGGCTCAGGTAAATTTTCCAGAATATGGGCAGTGCCCTGTAAATCTATGCCTTCGTAACACCAACCTTGACCTGTTGAGGTTTGCGTAAACGCCTCCCCTCTGGACAACAGAAAAGCCCCTGTCCGCTGGGCTTCATCAACGACCCCCGAATTGAGTTGACGACCACCATAGATAGCCGGCTTTGCGGCACGAAAGATCCCGGCTTTTTCCTTCCCGATCACATCAAGGTCGGAGCCCAGCCAATCCTCATGGTCAAGCGCGATCGACGTAACTACTGCGACATCGGCATCAATAATATTGACCGCATCCAGGCGACCACCCAAGCCGACTTCTAGCAACCACACATCGAGATTCGAGCGCTGAAAGATATCCAGCACAGCTAGAGTAGAAAATTCAAAATAGCTCAGAGAGGTCGTGTCACGAGCGCTTTCTATACGCTTGAAGCTGGAGACAATTTGCTGGTCTGTCGCCTCAACCCCATTAATGACCATGCGCTCGTTATACCGCAAAAGGTGTGGAGAGCTATAGACCCCAACCCGATAATCAGAGGCCTCTAGAATCGAAGAGAGGAAAGCGCAGGTGCTACCCTTACCATTAGTGCCAGCTACAGTGAAAACTGTAGCTGGCGTTGTGAGCAAACCCATTGATTGGGCGACCTTCGCTACCCGATCCAGACCCAAATCAATCTCTACCGGATGCAACCGCTCAAGATATTCAAGCCAAACCGATAGCTGATCAGACTTCATCAACCTCTACTTCTGCCGCTTCCGGCTCCGGCTTAGTCTCCTCAAGGACGACAGGCTGCTCTTGCAGCGGTGCTTCAAGTCCTTGCATTTTGGATAATAGGCCTGACAGTGTGTTGCGCATGTCGGAGCGATTGATAATCATATCGACCGCACCATGCTCAAGTAAAAATTCGCTGCGCTGGAAGCCTTCAGGTAGCTTTTCACGCACGGTTTGCTCAATCACTCGCGGGCCTGCAAAGCCAATCAAGGCATTGGGTTCAGCCAGGTTCACATCACCCAACATAGCCAGGCTAGCAGATACGCCACCATAAACCGGATCGGTGAGAACTGACAGGTAAGGCAATCCAAGCTGTTTCATCTTCTCCAGTGCAGCTGACGTTTTAGCCATTTGCATCAAGGAAAAAAGCGCCTCTTGCATACGGGCGCCGCCGCTGGCGGAAAAGCAAATCAGCGGCAACTTATGCTCCAGACACTCATCGACAGCCCTGACAAAGCGAGCCCCTACAACGGAACCCATTGAGCCTCCCATAAAAGAGAACTCAAAAGCCACGACCACTACCGGAACACCATTAACCGTACCGCGACTGGCGACCAGAGCATCCGTTTCACCCGTGCTCTTTTGCGCAGTCACCAAACGATCTTTGTATTTTTTACTGTCTTTGAATCGCAAACGGTCTTCAGGCACAAACTCGGCACCAAGCTCTTCACGACCCTCTTTATCCAGAAAATAATCGATCCGGGTTCGAGCTGTAATGCGCATGTGATGCTCGCACTTCGGGCAAACATCCAGGTTCTTTTCAAGTTCTGGACGGTAGAGTACCGAATGACACTTGACACATTTCTTCCACAACCCTTCTGGCACGTTACTGCGCTTATCGGCTTCACGACCGCTCAGGGATGATTTCAGTTTATCAACAAGCCAGTTGCTCATCTGTGGTTCCAGTCTGTTTACTAACTGTTCAGCTTATCCATTGCCGCCCGCATATCTTTCAGAATAGCGGAAACACCAGCAATAGCCTTATCCGGTTGCTGCAGATTATTGGCTATCTGGTCAACCAAAACGCTGCCAACCACTACTCCATCGGCACACTGACTGACACTGGCCGCTGCTTGACCGTCACGAATGCCGAATCCAACACCTAAAGGCAGATCAGTAAGCTCACGCATCATATTGATACGTTCAGCCACTGCCGTTGTATCCAGCGCAGCCGAGCCGGTAACACCCTTAAGCGATACGTAGTAAACATAACCACTGGCCTTGCTACAGATGCTACGAATACGCTCCTTCGTAGTGGTTGGTGCCACCAGAAAAATTGTATCGATCTGCTTATCGCGAAGATAAACACTCAGACGATCCGTTTCCTCAGGAGGAAGATCAACCGTCAGTATGCCATCAACACCCGCTTCGGCAGCGCGATTGGCAAACAGCTCATAACCCATAATTTCGATAGGATTTAGGTACCCCATCAGCACAACCGGGGTCTGATTATCCTTGGTGCGAAACTCTGACACCATGGCGAAAACGTCAGCTAATGTAACACCATGTGATAAAGCCCTCTCACTGGCCAACTGGATAGTTGGACCATCCGCCATCGGATCTGAAAAAGGTATCCCTAACTCGATAATATCCGCTCCCTCAGCAACCATTGCATGCATCAGTGGAACCGTTAGCTCGGGCGAACTATCACCTGCAGTTACAAAGGGAATAAGGGCTTTACGTCCTGCCTGTTCAAGGCGCTGAAAACAATCTTTAATTCGACTCATAACGATTACATTCCACCCCGATTAATCCAGCACCTGAATACCGTCAATAGCCGCCACGGTATGGATATCTTTATCTCCCCGCCCCGACAGATTGACAACAATTATCTGATTGGAACTCATAGTTGCAGCTAGCTTTTCAGCATAGGCTAGCGCATGACTACTCTCCAGAGCAGGCATTATGCCTTCCAACTGTGTCAGATCACGAAACGCTGTAAGTGCCTCTTCATCGGTTACAGCAACATAATCAACACGACCGACATCTTTGAGCAAAGAATGCTCAGGCCCTACGCCCGGATAATCGAGACCCGCTGAAACCGAATGGGTTTCGATGATCTGGCCAGCCGCATCTGCCATCAGATAGGTCCGATTACCGTGTAGTACTCCAGGTTTTCCCGCGCATAGCGGAGCAGCATGCTGACCTGTATCCAGACCATTACCCCCTGCTTCTACACCATACATTTTGACTGTTTCATCTGCGATAAAAGGATGGAACAGGCCGATCGCATTAGAGCCACCGCCAACACAAGCAACCAGAGC
Coding sequences:
- the accD gene encoding acetyl-CoA carboxylase, carboxyltransferase subunit beta encodes the protein MSNWLVDKLKSSLSGREADKRSNVPEGLWKKCVKCHSVLYRPELEKNLDVCPKCEHHMRITARTRIDYFLDKEGREELGAEFVPEDRLRFKDSKKYKDRLVTAQKSTGETDALVASRGTVNGVPVVVVAFEFSFMGGSMGSVVGARFVRAVDECLEHKLPLICFSASGGARMQEALFSLMQMAKTSAALEKMKQLGLPYLSVLTDPVYGGVSASLAMLGDVNLAEPNALIGFAGPRVIEQTVREKLPEGFQRSEFLLEHGAVDMIINRSDMRNTLSGLLSKMQGLEAPLQEQPVVLEETKPEPEAAEVEVDEV
- the trpA gene encoding tryptophan synthase subunit alpha, which codes for MSRIKDCFQRLEQAGRKALIPFVTAGDSSPELTVPLMHAMVAEGADIIELGIPFSDPMADGPTIQLASERALSHGVTLADVFAMVSEFRTKDNQTPVVLMGYLNPIEIMGYELFANRAAEAGVDGILTVDLPPEETDRLSVYLRDKQIDTIFLVAPTTTKERIRSICSKASGYVYYVSLKGVTGSAALDTTAVAERINMMRELTDLPLGVGFGIRDGQAAASVSQCADGVVVGSVLVDQIANNLQQPDKAIAGVSAILKDMRAAMDKLNS